From the Ostrinia nubilalis chromosome 8, ilOstNubi1.1, whole genome shotgun sequence genome, one window contains:
- the LOC135074062 gene encoding uncharacterized protein LOC135074062 translates to MTMTFVCLSSLLLVLCFVQQRCFVVFLQRKLYCLIEINMENEKNKKKRQRSENWLEEDKNILMDLVRERVSIIENKNTDTNTNSKKLAAWADLLTSFNSMCTGGVRSLPQLKSQWSIIKMTKKKAKSEERKKLLQTGGGPPPPTNPANADDICSWLPNEFVIDINEFDSDCINQINVGKTLDKKDNVEEIKKKDIIASHSIIHKIPDEISDIGPESEVIDVAQEPLHEIQNTPKFISIGSPKIKATPSRMKSNKQEKVNKVSTAAATVVAVDTECRKQLHEVVLANEQRKTRNLDLEESLLQLKMEYYRKKIKLLENKEDSKE, encoded by the exons ATGACAATGACATTTGTTTGTTTATCATCATTATTGCTTGTGTTGTGTTTCGTGCAGCAGAGGTGCTTCGTGGTATTTTTGCAGAGAAAATTGTATTGCCTAATAGAAATAAACAtggaaaacgaaaaaaataaaaagaagagaCAAAGAAGCGAAAATTGgctggaggaagataag AATATATTGATGGATTTAGTGAGGGAGCGTGTATCCATCATCGAAAATAAAAACACGGATACTAATACAAATTCAAAAAAACTGGCAGCGTGGGCAGATTTGTTAACCAG TTTCAATAGTATGTGCACAGGTGGCGTGCGCTCCCTTCCACAATTAAAATCTCAATGGAGCATTATAAAAATGACCAAGAAGAAAGCGAAATCAGAGGAAAGGAAGAAACTTCTCCAGACTGGTGGCGGTCCACCCCCACCAACAAACCCGGCAAATGCAGATGATATATGTTCATGGCTCCCTAACGAGTTTGTCATTGACATAAATGAATTTGATTCTGATTGCATAAAtcag ATCAATGTTGGAAAGACGTTGGATAAAAAGGACAATGTAGAAGAGATAAAGAAAAAG GACATAATTGCTTCTCAtagtataatacataaaataccggATGAGATCTCAGATATT ggCCCAGAGAGTGAAGTGATAGATGTGGCTCAAGAACCACTTCATGAGATACAAAATACACCCAAG TTTATATCCATTGGTTCGCCAAAAATAAAAGCAACGCCTTCTAGGATGAAATCTAATAAACAAGAAAAGGTGAACAAG GTGTCAACAGCAGCAGCAACTGTAGTTGCGGTAGATACTGAATGCAGGAAGCAACTGCATGAAGTCGTATTGGCAAACGAACAAAGAAAAACCCGAAACTTGGACTTGGAAGAATCTTTATTACAGCTGAAAATGgaatattatagaaaaaaaattaagttgcTTGAAAATAAAGAAGACagtaaagaataa